In Cynocephalus volans isolate mCynVol1 chromosome 3, mCynVol1.pri, whole genome shotgun sequence, one DNA window encodes the following:
- the LOC134371524 gene encoding C2 calcium-dependent domain-containing protein 4A-like, whose translation MWCLERLRSAPERLLRGGNGLLPGLARRTRARTPAACANVLTPDRIPEFCIPPRLAPNLALTALRNSWGEESRNDEATGRTDWDPRSQAALSLPHLPRARTAYGFCALLESPHTRRKESLFLGGPGAAALPRPPPARPAPRPRAHTYGGGSGPRAQDAAPAATPVVPGRPRRRRLLRAPDGLLSRALRARRCRGLARARCVSSGDEDEERGAGSEAPAAVPAACLLPPPGPRPERLKAEGTVALGRAGGALRLAAEYCPASGRLCIRLLGAEGLAGGGPEPRAVGCRLSLVLQPPGTTRKRRSAVGGRSRKAAFDQDFCFDGLTEDELRRLAVRVKAEGKGRGLERGRLLGQGELPLGSLLLL comes from the coding sequence ATGTGGTGCCTGGAGCGGCTTCGCTCGGCTCCCGAGCGCCTCCTACGGGGCGGGAACGGGCTTCTCCCAGGGCTTGCTCGCCGAACCAGGGCCCGTACGCCCGCCGCGTGCGCAAACGTGCTCACTCCGGACCGCATCCCCGAGTTCTGCATCCCGCCGCGACTCGCGCCCAACCTGGCTTTGACTGCACTCCGGAACTCTTGGGGTGAAGAGAGTAGGAACGACGAGGCCACGGGCCGCACCGACTGGGACCCGCGCTCGCAGGCCGCGCTGTCGCTGCCGCACCTGCCCCGCGCGCGCACGGCCTACGGCTTCTGCGCGCTGCTCGAGAGTCCGCACACGCGCCGCAAGGAGTCGCTCTTCCTCGGAGGCCCCGGCGCCGCCGCGCTGCCGCGGCCGCCCCCCGCCCGGCCCGCGCCGCGTCCCCGGGCCCACACCTACGGCGGCGGCAGCGGCCCCCGAGCTCAGGACGCAGCCCCCGCCGCCACCCCCGTGGTCCCCGGCCgaccccgccgccgccgcctcctgcGCGCCCCCGACGGGCTGCTGAGCCGCGCGCTGCGGGCCCGGAGGTGTCGCGGCCTGGCGCGCGCCCGCTGCGTCTCCAGCGGGGACGAGGACGAGGAGCGCGGCGCCGGCTCGGAGGCCCCGGCCGCAGTCCCCGCCGCGTGCCTGTTGCCGCCACCGGGCCCGCGGCCCGAGCGCCTGAAGGCCGAGGGCACCGTGGCTCTGGGCCGCGCCGGCGGCGCCCTGCGCCTGGCCGCCGAGTACTGTCCGGCCAGCGGGCGCCTCTGCATCCGGCTGCTCGGCGCCGAGGGCCTGGCCGGGGGCGGCCCCGAGCCCCGCGCCGTGGGCTGCCGCCTCAGCCTGGTCCTGCAGCCGCCGGGCACGACGCGCAAGCGGCGGAGCGCTGTGGGGGGACGCAGCCGCAAGGCCGCCTTCGACCAGGACTTCTGCTTCGACGGGCTCACCGAGGACGAGCTGCGCCGCCTGGCCGTGCGCGTCAAGGCCGAGGGCAAGGGCCGCGGCCTGGAGCGGGGCCGCCTGCTGGGCCAGGGCGAGCTGCCGCTGGGCTCCCTCCTGCTCCTCTGA